One window of Papaver somniferum cultivar HN1 chromosome 9, ASM357369v1, whole genome shotgun sequence genomic DNA carries:
- the LOC113310322 gene encoding valine--tRNA ligase, chloroplastic/mitochondrial 2-like isoform X2 translates to MDSVGFTSPLTEKSFDFTSEERIYNWWDSQGYFKPNDDSDGEPFVISMPPPNVTGSLHMGHAMFVTLEDIMVRYHRMKGRPTLWLPGTDHAGIATQLVVEKMLASQGIKRADLSREEFTSRVWEWKEKYGGTITNQIKRLGASCDWTREHFTLDDQLSRSVVEAFVRLHEKGLIYQGSYMVNWSPSLQTAVSDLEVEYSEEPGFLYHIKYRVAGGSKSDFLTIATTRPETLFGDVAIAVHPEDDRYSKYIGRQAIVPMTFGRFVPIIADRYVDKEFGTGVLKISPGHDHNDYFLARKLGLPILIVMNKDGTLNEVAGLYNGMDRFDARKKLWSELEETNLAVKKEPYTLRVPRSQRGGEIIEPLVSKQWFVTMEPLAEKALRAVEEKQITILPERFEKIYNHWLSNIKDWCISRQLWWGHRIPVWYVEGKDCEEDYIVARSQEEALVKAREKYGRDVEIYQDPDVLDTWFSSALWPFSTLGWPDVSAEDYKKFYSTTVLETGHDILFFWVARMVMMGIEFTGKVPFSYIYLHGLIRDSQGRKMSKSLGNVIDPLDTIREFGTDALRFSIALGTAGQDLNLSVERLTSNKGFTNKLWNAGKFVLSNLPSQSDASAWDNILDLKFDSEDSVCGLPLPECWVVSKLHLLIDSVTSSYEKFFFGDVGRETYDFFWGDFADWYIEASKARLYKSEGNISAPVAQAVLLYVFENILKMLHPFMPFVTEELWQALPHRKQALVVSPWPETSLPRNENSIRRFENLQALTRAIRNARAEYSVEPAKRISASIIGSDDVLQYMSKEKEVLALLSRLDLQNVHFIGSPPGDAKQSVHLVAGEGLEAYLPLADMVDISDEVQRLTKRLSKMQSEYDALSARLSSPKFVEKAPEEVVRGVREKVAEAEEKISLTKNRLSLLNSTTLITSE, encoded by the exons ATGGATAGTGTTGGTTTTACCTCTCCGCTAACGGAAAAATCGTTTGATTTTACTTCGGAGGAACGAATATATAACTG GTGGGATTCTCAGGGATATTTCAAGCCAAATGATGATTCGGACGGAGAACCTTTTGTGATTTCCATGCCACCACCTAATGTTACTGGATCACTACATATGGGACATGCAATGTTTGTCACTCTTGAG GACATTATGGTTAGATACCATCGCATGAAAGGAAGGCCTACACTTTGGCTTCCTGGGACGGATCATGCTGGCATTGCAACTCAG TTAGTTGTTGAAAAAATGCTTGCTTCTCAAGGAATAAAAAGGGCTGATCTTAGTCGAGAAGAGTTTACAAGCAGGGTTTGGGAGTGGAAAGAGAA GTATGGTGGGACCATCACAAACCAAATTAAGAGACTGGGTGCATCTTGCGATTGGACAAGAGAGCACTTCACCCTTGATGATCAGCTGAGTA GATCTGTGGTTGAGGCCTTTGTAAGACTTCATGAGAAAGGCTTGATTTATCAAG GGTCTTATATGGTCAATTGGTCTCCTAGTCTTCAAACAGCAGTGTCTGACTTG GAAGTGGAGTATTCAGAAGAACCTGGTTTTCTGTATCACATCAAATATCGTGTTGCTGGAGGATCAAA GAGCGACTTTTTGACTATAGCTACGACACGCCCAGAGACACTTTTTGGTGATGTTGCTATTGCTGTTCATCCTGAG GATGATCGTTATTCAAAGTATATTGGCAGGCAGGCAATTGTACCAATGACATTTGGCCGTTTTGTCCCTATTATAGCTGATAGA TATGTCGATAAAGAATTTGGGACTGGAGTGTTGAAGATAAGTCCCGGGCATGATCACAATGACTATTTCCTTGCTAGGAAGCTTGGTCTACCTATCCTTATTGTAATGAACAAGGATGGAACCCTCAATGAAGTTGCTGGACTGTACAA TGGGATGGATCGATTTGATGCACGTAAGAAGTTATGGTCAGAGCTGGAGGAGACAAATTTAGCAGTCAAAAAAGAACCCTACACCTTACGAGTTCCCAGATCTCAGCGCGGTGGAGAA ATAATAGAGCCACTTGTGAGTAAACAGTGGTTTGTTACCATGGAGCCCTTGGCCGAGAAAGCCCTTCGTGCAGTTGAAGAAAAGCAAATTACCATTTTGCCTGAAAGATTTGAGAAG ATTTATAATCATTGGCTCTCAAATATTAAAGACTGGTGTATAAGCAGACAACTCTGGTGGGGACACAGAATACCAGTTTGGTACGTTGAGGGTAAAGATTGTGAGGAAGACTATATTGTTGCTAGGAGCCAGGAAGAAGCCCTAGTTAAAGCCCGTGAGAAATATGGAAGAGATGTCGAAATATATCAGGATCCAGATGTTCTTGATACTTGGTTTTCAAG TGCACTGTGGCCATTCAGCACTCTTGGGTGGCCAGATGTATCAGCGGAGGATTACAAGAAGTTTTATTCGACAACAGTCCTTGAAACTGG GCAtgatattttgtttttttgggtggCACGGATGGTAATGATGGGAATTGAGTTTACGGGAAAGGTTCCCTTTTCATATATATATCTACACGGACTTATCCGTGACTCCCAA GGACGAAAAATGTCTAAATCATTGGGAAATGTCATTGATCCACTTGATACGATAAGGGAGTTTGGAACAGATGCATTACGATTCTCAATTGCTCTGGGGACCGCCGGGCAG GACCTTAATTTGTCAGTCGAAAGATTAACCTCTAATAAAGGATTCACTAACAAACTGTGGAATGCTGGCAAGTTTGTGTTGTCAAATCTGCCTAGTCAAAGTGATGCATCCGCGTGGGACAACATATTGGATTTGaag TTTGATTCGGAGGATTCTGTTTGTGGGCTGCCTTTGCCTGAGTGTTGGGTG GTCTCGAAACTTCATCTGCTGATTGATTCTGTAACCTCAAGCTATGAAAAGTTTTTCTTTGGGGATGTTGGGAGAGAAACATATGATTTCTTTTGGGGCGATTTTGCCGATTG GTACATTGAAGCTAGTAAAGCTCGTCTTTATAAGTCCGAAGGAAATATATCTGCTCCTGTTGCCCAGGCGGTTCTTTTATACGTGTTTGAAAACATATTAAAGATGTTACATCCGTTCATGCCATTTGTTACTGAAGAATTGTGGCAG GCATTGCCTCATAGGAAGCAAGCACTCGTTGTTTCTCCTTGGCCTGAGACATCGCTTCCAAGGAATGAGAACTCCATTAGAAGATTTGAGAACTTGCAAGCTCTG ACTAGAGCAATCCGAAATGCCCGAGCAGAGTATTCTGTTGAACCTGCCAAAAGGATATCTGCTTCAATTATTGGAAGTGATGATGTCCTCCAGTACATGTCT AAAGAGAAGGAAGTCCTGGCATTGCTTTCCAGACTAGATTTGCAAAACGTTCATTTCATTGGTTCTCCTCCAG GTGATGCAAAGCAATCGGTACACCTTGTGGCTGGTGAAGGTCTCGAAGCTTATCTGCCTCTTGCTGACATGGTGGATATCTCTGATGAGGTCCAACGCCTGACAAAACGCCTTTCAAAGATGCAATCAGAATATGATGCCCTTAGTGCTCGCCTTAGTTCACCCAAG TTTGTAGAGAAAGCTCCGGAGGAAGTTGTTCGTGGGGTAAGAGAGAAGGTAGCTGAAGCAGAGGAGAAAATAAGTTTGACAAAAAACCGTCTCTCTTTACTAAACTCAACAACTTTGATCACCTCAGAGTAG
- the LOC113310322 gene encoding valine--tRNA ligase, chloroplastic/mitochondrial 2-like isoform X1 translates to MALTTPSLSSFLSSYRLNPLLISRYGRRSRNPYRNSIRCKPRFFTVAAMDSVGFTSPLTEKSFDFTSEERIYNWWDSQGYFKPNDDSDGEPFVISMPPPNVTGSLHMGHAMFVTLEDIMVRYHRMKGRPTLWLPGTDHAGIATQLVVEKMLASQGIKRADLSREEFTSRVWEWKEKYGGTITNQIKRLGASCDWTREHFTLDDQLSRSVVEAFVRLHEKGLIYQGSYMVNWSPSLQTAVSDLEVEYSEEPGFLYHIKYRVAGGSKSDFLTIATTRPETLFGDVAIAVHPEDDRYSKYIGRQAIVPMTFGRFVPIIADRYVDKEFGTGVLKISPGHDHNDYFLARKLGLPILIVMNKDGTLNEVAGLYNGMDRFDARKKLWSELEETNLAVKKEPYTLRVPRSQRGGEIIEPLVSKQWFVTMEPLAEKALRAVEEKQITILPERFEKIYNHWLSNIKDWCISRQLWWGHRIPVWYVEGKDCEEDYIVARSQEEALVKAREKYGRDVEIYQDPDVLDTWFSSALWPFSTLGWPDVSAEDYKKFYSTTVLETGHDILFFWVARMVMMGIEFTGKVPFSYIYLHGLIRDSQGRKMSKSLGNVIDPLDTIREFGTDALRFSIALGTAGQDLNLSVERLTSNKGFTNKLWNAGKFVLSNLPSQSDASAWDNILDLKFDSEDSVCGLPLPECWVVSKLHLLIDSVTSSYEKFFFGDVGRETYDFFWGDFADWYIEASKARLYKSEGNISAPVAQAVLLYVFENILKMLHPFMPFVTEELWQALPHRKQALVVSPWPETSLPRNENSIRRFENLQALTRAIRNARAEYSVEPAKRISASIIGSDDVLQYMSKEKEVLALLSRLDLQNVHFIGSPPGDAKQSVHLVAGEGLEAYLPLADMVDISDEVQRLTKRLSKMQSEYDALSARLSSPKFVEKAPEEVVRGVREKVAEAEEKISLTKNRLSLLNSTTLITSE, encoded by the exons ATGGCATTAACAACTCCGTCATTATCTTCCTTTCTATCTTCTTACAGATTGAATCCCCTATTAATTTCAAGATATGGCAGAAGGTCAAGAAACCCCTATCGAAATTCTATTCGTTGTAAACCAAGATTTTTCACAG TTGCGGCGATGGATAGTGTTGGTTTTACCTCTCCGCTAACGGAAAAATCGTTTGATTTTACTTCGGAGGAACGAATATATAACTG GTGGGATTCTCAGGGATATTTCAAGCCAAATGATGATTCGGACGGAGAACCTTTTGTGATTTCCATGCCACCACCTAATGTTACTGGATCACTACATATGGGACATGCAATGTTTGTCACTCTTGAG GACATTATGGTTAGATACCATCGCATGAAAGGAAGGCCTACACTTTGGCTTCCTGGGACGGATCATGCTGGCATTGCAACTCAG TTAGTTGTTGAAAAAATGCTTGCTTCTCAAGGAATAAAAAGGGCTGATCTTAGTCGAGAAGAGTTTACAAGCAGGGTTTGGGAGTGGAAAGAGAA GTATGGTGGGACCATCACAAACCAAATTAAGAGACTGGGTGCATCTTGCGATTGGACAAGAGAGCACTTCACCCTTGATGATCAGCTGAGTA GATCTGTGGTTGAGGCCTTTGTAAGACTTCATGAGAAAGGCTTGATTTATCAAG GGTCTTATATGGTCAATTGGTCTCCTAGTCTTCAAACAGCAGTGTCTGACTTG GAAGTGGAGTATTCAGAAGAACCTGGTTTTCTGTATCACATCAAATATCGTGTTGCTGGAGGATCAAA GAGCGACTTTTTGACTATAGCTACGACACGCCCAGAGACACTTTTTGGTGATGTTGCTATTGCTGTTCATCCTGAG GATGATCGTTATTCAAAGTATATTGGCAGGCAGGCAATTGTACCAATGACATTTGGCCGTTTTGTCCCTATTATAGCTGATAGA TATGTCGATAAAGAATTTGGGACTGGAGTGTTGAAGATAAGTCCCGGGCATGATCACAATGACTATTTCCTTGCTAGGAAGCTTGGTCTACCTATCCTTATTGTAATGAACAAGGATGGAACCCTCAATGAAGTTGCTGGACTGTACAA TGGGATGGATCGATTTGATGCACGTAAGAAGTTATGGTCAGAGCTGGAGGAGACAAATTTAGCAGTCAAAAAAGAACCCTACACCTTACGAGTTCCCAGATCTCAGCGCGGTGGAGAA ATAATAGAGCCACTTGTGAGTAAACAGTGGTTTGTTACCATGGAGCCCTTGGCCGAGAAAGCCCTTCGTGCAGTTGAAGAAAAGCAAATTACCATTTTGCCTGAAAGATTTGAGAAG ATTTATAATCATTGGCTCTCAAATATTAAAGACTGGTGTATAAGCAGACAACTCTGGTGGGGACACAGAATACCAGTTTGGTACGTTGAGGGTAAAGATTGTGAGGAAGACTATATTGTTGCTAGGAGCCAGGAAGAAGCCCTAGTTAAAGCCCGTGAGAAATATGGAAGAGATGTCGAAATATATCAGGATCCAGATGTTCTTGATACTTGGTTTTCAAG TGCACTGTGGCCATTCAGCACTCTTGGGTGGCCAGATGTATCAGCGGAGGATTACAAGAAGTTTTATTCGACAACAGTCCTTGAAACTGG GCAtgatattttgtttttttgggtggCACGGATGGTAATGATGGGAATTGAGTTTACGGGAAAGGTTCCCTTTTCATATATATATCTACACGGACTTATCCGTGACTCCCAA GGACGAAAAATGTCTAAATCATTGGGAAATGTCATTGATCCACTTGATACGATAAGGGAGTTTGGAACAGATGCATTACGATTCTCAATTGCTCTGGGGACCGCCGGGCAG GACCTTAATTTGTCAGTCGAAAGATTAACCTCTAATAAAGGATTCACTAACAAACTGTGGAATGCTGGCAAGTTTGTGTTGTCAAATCTGCCTAGTCAAAGTGATGCATCCGCGTGGGACAACATATTGGATTTGaag TTTGATTCGGAGGATTCTGTTTGTGGGCTGCCTTTGCCTGAGTGTTGGGTG GTCTCGAAACTTCATCTGCTGATTGATTCTGTAACCTCAAGCTATGAAAAGTTTTTCTTTGGGGATGTTGGGAGAGAAACATATGATTTCTTTTGGGGCGATTTTGCCGATTG GTACATTGAAGCTAGTAAAGCTCGTCTTTATAAGTCCGAAGGAAATATATCTGCTCCTGTTGCCCAGGCGGTTCTTTTATACGTGTTTGAAAACATATTAAAGATGTTACATCCGTTCATGCCATTTGTTACTGAAGAATTGTGGCAG GCATTGCCTCATAGGAAGCAAGCACTCGTTGTTTCTCCTTGGCCTGAGACATCGCTTCCAAGGAATGAGAACTCCATTAGAAGATTTGAGAACTTGCAAGCTCTG ACTAGAGCAATCCGAAATGCCCGAGCAGAGTATTCTGTTGAACCTGCCAAAAGGATATCTGCTTCAATTATTGGAAGTGATGATGTCCTCCAGTACATGTCT AAAGAGAAGGAAGTCCTGGCATTGCTTTCCAGACTAGATTTGCAAAACGTTCATTTCATTGGTTCTCCTCCAG GTGATGCAAAGCAATCGGTACACCTTGTGGCTGGTGAAGGTCTCGAAGCTTATCTGCCTCTTGCTGACATGGTGGATATCTCTGATGAGGTCCAACGCCTGACAAAACGCCTTTCAAAGATGCAATCAGAATATGATGCCCTTAGTGCTCGCCTTAGTTCACCCAAG TTTGTAGAGAAAGCTCCGGAGGAAGTTGTTCGTGGGGTAAGAGAGAAGGTAGCTGAAGCAGAGGAGAAAATAAGTTTGACAAAAAACCGTCTCTCTTTACTAAACTCAACAACTTTGATCACCTCAGAGTAG
- the LOC113314123 gene encoding uncharacterized protein LOC113314123: MDESISTFCKTLACFCKHLQSSSDTLKESVERRPIPLDSASSTFIQCLNRRVKSASSDLNLLESMAFDTVSFEELLGHCNELYKKNQDDLIELEDRFKSFGYIPEAEIDDEDEVSELKTPPGYNSKLFKSDELDLSAFSCEPRSIIKRLENDDLFQKSLSIQNMGLSDACLATLASGARGDIDMPSLRRPINFDDAELPGANGRHEPATEVLAKAGGELEDKPKSVGGAAATLIKISKDDYESNVPSYMKSLASWEDMEAAVDKMNSYLRENEKPKDGNLFYQDDLATLNLGPKVRSYMLLLLRMNRLVVETVGGSIVYRVL; this comes from the exons ATGGATGAATCAATATCAACCTTCTGTAAAACCCTAGCATGTTTCTGCAAACATCTTCAATCCAGTTCTGATACTCTGAAAGAATCAGTTGAAAGACGACCTATTCCTCTCG ATTCGGCATCATCAACTTTCATACAGTGTCTGAATCGTAGAGTTAAATCTGCTAGTTCAGATCTGAATTTACTCGAATCTATGGCGTTTGACACTGTATCATTTGAGGAGTTGCTAGGGCACTGTAATGAACTCTATAAGAAGAATCAAGACGATTTGATCGAGCTTGAAGATCGGTTTAAAAGCTTTGGTTACATTCCTGAAG CTGAAATTGACGATGAAGATGAAGTAAGCGAATTGAAGACACCACCTGGATACAATTCCAAGTTGTTTAAGTCCGACGAATTGGATTTATCAGCTTTCTCTTGTGAACCAAGGTCTATCATCAAAAGACTTGAAAATGACGATTT ATTTCAGAAATCCTTAAGCATACAAAATATGGGACTTTCGGATGCTTGTCTCGCCACCTTAGCCTCTGGAG CCAGAGGTGACATTGATATGCCCTCTTTGAGGAGGCCAATAAA CTTTGATGATGCTGAGCTGCCTGGTGCAAATGGGCGTCATGAACCTGCAACGGAGGTGTTGGCCAAGGCAGGAG GGGAATTGGAAGATAAACCCAAGTCAGTTGGAGGAGCGGCTGCCACTCTTATAAAAATATCAAAGGATGACTACGAGAGTAATGTTCCTTCTTACATGAAAAGTTTAGCATCATGGGAG GATATGGAAGCAGCTGTAGATAAGATGAACTCGTACCTAAGGGAAAATGAGAAGCCGAAAGATGGCAACTTATTTTACCAAGATGACCTTGCTACTTTGAATCTGG GGCCAAAAGTGAGATCTTACATGCTACTGCTCCTGCGAATGAACCGTCTTGTTGTTGAGACTGTTGGCGGATCAATTGTATATCGAGTTCTGTAA